The following proteins are encoded in a genomic region of Candidatus Cloacimonas sp.:
- the tmk gene encoding dTMP kinase, whose translation MPRKNSPCVNSRPEGLFITFEGIEGSGKTTQIQLLAKDFELKGIPFITTREPGGTKISEAIRTLLLNPKFSEMQPETELLLYCASRAQHTAELILPSLAEGKIVICDRYFDSTYAYQGAARELNEEVIDILTQFSTYGRNPDLTFLLDLPAEVGLSRINNRNLDRLEQETLSFHQKVRQQYLAIASKYSFRYIVINGEKQAEEIHRQILSTLQTYIGEQND comes from the coding sequence ATGCCCAGAAAAAATTCTCCCTGCGTAAACTCTCGCCCCGAAGGATTGTTCATTACTTTTGAGGGTATTGAAGGGAGCGGTAAAACTACCCAAATTCAACTGCTGGCAAAAGATTTTGAGTTAAAAGGCATTCCTTTTATCACTACGCGTGAACCGGGAGGAACAAAAATATCCGAGGCAATCAGAACTCTGTTGTTAAACCCCAAGTTCAGCGAAATGCAACCGGAAACGGAATTGTTATTATATTGTGCAAGCAGAGCTCAACATACCGCAGAACTCATTTTACCTTCACTGGCAGAAGGCAAAATAGTTATTTGTGACCGCTATTTTGATTCCACTTATGCTTATCAAGGAGCGGCAAGAGAGCTGAATGAAGAAGTTATTGATATCCTCACTCAATTTTCCACTTATGGCAGAAATCCCGATTTAACCTTTCTTTTAGACCTTCCCGCAGAGGTTGGTTTAAGCAGAATTAACAATCGCAATTTAGACCGTTTGGAACAGGAAACCCTCAGCTTTCATCAAAAAGTGCGTCAGCAATATTTAGCTATTGCCAGTAAATACTCTTTTAGATATATTGTCATAAATGGGGAAAAACAAGCGGAAGAAATTCACCGTCAGATTCTTTCCACCTTGCAGACCTATATAGGAGAACAAAATGATTAA
- a CDS encoding S41 family peptidase, with protein MIKPKQKLALISIVSIWVLSALLLIVATNAYAQNRPQSTNLYSQVQLFSEVLYKLKQYYVTDLKDEELIKAAIDGMLGSTDPHTTYFTPEEFKEFTTTTKGTFGGLGIQIDKIGDYITVVSPIEGTPAYRMGITAGDKIIKVNGESMVGLSTDEAIKKMRGDVGSQVRITISRPGLPEPIDFEITRETIKIKSVPYSFKLDNGVGYIRITQFNENTVTELRAALNTLESEGIKGLIIDLRWNPGGLLDQAVDTVNEFIGQNRLVVETKGRTENKQLFTRYATKERTYPIIVLVNEASASASEIFAGSLQDWDKGLVMGKNTFGKGSVQQLIPLSNGNGIKITTAYYYIKSGRCIHKFSNDNILKGKEVSEEDLKKESEHNREQVYYTANNRKVYGGGGIQPDIVVENEFLTLLGVELRRKNVFFNFAVDYLVQHNHQFDENTVINDKIMNDFLAYVSKNDIKYTQADVDSADAFIRTSIKSELVRKVQGDSEAYKITISQDKQLREAIALFDRFKTLEQMFSYAASLNAKKEK; from the coding sequence ATGATTAAACCTAAACAGAAACTTGCTCTTATTTCCATAGTCAGTATTTGGGTGCTGAGTGCTTTGTTACTGATTGTAGCCACCAATGCTTATGCCCAAAACCGTCCTCAAAGCACTAATTTATATTCTCAGGTTCAGCTTTTCAGCGAGGTTCTTTATAAGCTGAAACAATATTATGTTACTGACTTGAAAGACGAAGAACTTATTAAAGCGGCTATAGATGGAATGCTTGGTTCTACAGATCCTCATACCACTTATTTCACTCCCGAAGAATTCAAGGAATTTACCACAACCACAAAAGGCACTTTTGGCGGCTTGGGAATTCAAATTGATAAAATTGGCGATTATATTACCGTTGTTTCTCCCATCGAAGGAACTCCTGCTTATAGAATGGGTATTACGGCTGGCGATAAAATTATCAAAGTAAATGGGGAATCAATGGTCGGTTTATCAACCGACGAAGCCATCAAAAAAATGCGCGGCGATGTCGGCTCTCAAGTAAGAATAACCATCAGTCGTCCCGGTTTACCGGAACCCATAGATTTTGAAATCACCCGCGAAACCATCAAAATAAAAAGCGTTCCCTATAGTTTCAAACTGGATAACGGAGTGGGCTATATCCGCATCACTCAATTTAACGAAAATACAGTTACGGAATTACGCGCCGCCTTAAACACTTTGGAAAGCGAAGGCATCAAGGGTTTGATTATTGACCTGCGTTGGAATCCCGGCGGACTTTTAGACCAAGCAGTGGATACAGTTAACGAATTTATCGGGCAAAATCGTTTGGTAGTGGAAACCAAAGGCAGAACTGAAAATAAACAACTTTTCACTCGTTATGCCACTAAAGAAAGAACTTATCCGATTATTGTTTTAGTGAATGAGGCCTCGGCAAGCGCTTCTGAAATTTTTGCCGGCAGTTTACAGGACTGGGATAAGGGCTTGGTTATGGGCAAAAATACTTTCGGAAAAGGCAGCGTGCAACAACTTATCCCCCTTTCCAACGGCAACGGAATTAAAATTACCACTGCCTATTATTATATCAAAAGTGGACGCTGCATTCATAAATTCAGCAATGATAACATATTGAAAGGCAAAGAAGTTAGCGAAGAAGACCTGAAAAAAGAAAGTGAACACAACCGCGAGCAGGTATATTATACCGCCAATAACAGAAAAGTTTACGGCGGAGGCGGAATTCAACCAGACATTGTAGTAGAAAACGAATTCCTTACTCTTCTGGGAGTAGAACTGCGTCGCAAAAATGTTTTCTTCAACTTTGCCGTGGATTATCTCGTGCAACATAATCATCAGTTTGATGAAAACACGGTAATTAACGATAAGATTATGAACGATTTCCTGGCTTATGTAAGCAAAAATGATATCAAATATACCCAAGCAGATGTAGATAGCGCCGATGCTTTTATCCGCACATCCATCAAAAGTGAATTAGTTCGCAAAGTGCAAGGCGATTCCGAAGCATATAAAATAACTATCAGTCAGGATAAACAACTGCGGGAAGCCATCGCTTTGTTTGATCGTTTTAAGACCTTGGAACAGATGTTTTCCTACGCCGCTTCCTTAAATGCCAAAAAGGAAAAATAG